One part of the Oceanihabitans sp. IOP_32 genome encodes these proteins:
- a CDS encoding mevalonate kinase translates to MKGPLFYSKILLFGEYGIIKDSKGLSIPYNFYNGALKMDDNRSETALASNESLKKYVAYLSEIDPNLVTFDMATLKKHVNEGMYFDSSIPQGYGVGSSGALVAAIYDEYAHDKITVLENLTRDKLLKLKSVFSAMESFFHGKSSGLDPLNSYLSIPILINSKDNIEVTGIPSQKSDGKNAVFLIDSGIIGETAPMVRVFMENMKQEGFRQMLKNQFIKHTDACVEDFLRGDIKSLFANTKHLSKVVLNHFKPMIPAQFHELWKKGIETNEYYLKLCGSGGGGYILGFTEDIDVAKKSLKDYKLEVVYNF, encoded by the coding sequence ATGAAAGGACCTCTATTTTACTCAAAAATACTGCTCTTTGGAGAGTATGGCATCATCAAGGATTCCAAAGGCTTATCGATACCATATAATTTTTATAATGGTGCCTTAAAAATGGATGATAATCGTTCTGAAACTGCGTTAGCATCTAACGAGAGCTTAAAAAAATATGTGGCGTACCTGAGTGAAATAGATCCAAACTTGGTAACTTTCGATATGGCGACCTTAAAAAAGCATGTTAACGAAGGCATGTATTTCGACTCATCCATCCCGCAAGGATACGGTGTTGGTAGTAGTGGAGCTTTGGTGGCGGCTATATACGACGAATATGCCCATGATAAGATCACGGTTTTAGAGAATTTAACTCGAGATAAACTCCTGAAATTAAAGTCTGTGTTTTCGGCAATGGAATCGTTTTTTCATGGAAAATCTTCAGGTTTAGATCCTTTAAACAGTTATTTAAGCATTCCCATCTTAATCAATTCAAAAGATAATATTGAAGTGACTGGGATTCCATCGCAAAAAAGTGATGGTAAAAATGCAGTGTTTTTAATAGACAGTGGTATTATAGGTGAAACAGCTCCTATGGTTCGAGTTTTTATGGAAAACATGAAACAGGAGGGTTTTAGACAAATGTTAAAAAATCAATTTATAAAACATACCGATGCTTGTGTAGAAGATTTCTTAAGAGGCGATATTAAATCGTTGTTTGCCAATACTAAGCATTTATCTAAAGTTGTTTTAAATCATTTTAAACCCATGATACCTGCCCAATTTCATGAGCTTTGGAAAAAAGGTATCGAAACCAACGAATACTACCTAAAGCTTTGTGGCTCCGGCGGTGGCGGCTATATTTTAGGTTTTACTGAAGATATAGATGTTGCTAAAAAATCATTAAAAGATTATAAGTTAGAAGTAGTCTATAACTTTTAA
- a CDS encoding geranylgeranylglycerol-phosphate geranylgeranyltransferase, whose amino-acid sequence MFNRRQKHILLKFFSMFSVVRGYNILVIVMAQYLTAIYILAYDKPLKSVVFDINLLMLVLASAAAIAGGYIINNFYDSEKDQINRPLKSKLDRLVSQNTKLSLYFVLNFLAVILASYVSFKPVLFFSAYIFAIWLYSHKLKKLPFIGNITSAILTIMPFFAILMYYQNFETVIFVHASFLFLIISMRELTKDLENIKGDLLLNYNTIPVVYGERASKIMLTTLAVLTLIPIYLLTNHFEIGYMHIYFYLSAVLLFGFLLMLWKSKTKMHYLILHNILKFIVLAGVFSIVLLDVGLILNRM is encoded by the coding sequence ATGTTTAATCGAAGACAGAAACATATACTATTAAAGTTTTTCAGTATGTTTTCTGTAGTTCGTGGCTATAACATTTTAGTTATTGTTATGGCACAATATTTAACAGCCATTTATATTTTGGCTTACGATAAGCCGCTTAAAAGTGTAGTATTTGATATTAATTTACTCATGTTGGTTTTGGCCTCTGCAGCTGCTATTGCAGGAGGCTATATTATAAATAATTTTTACGACTCTGAAAAAGACCAAATTAACCGTCCCCTAAAATCGAAATTAGATAGATTGGTTAGCCAAAACACCAAATTGTCTTTATATTTTGTTTTGAATTTTTTAGCAGTTATTCTAGCAAGCTATGTATCGTTTAAACCCGTTTTGTTTTTTTCTGCTTATATATTTGCAATTTGGCTGTATTCGCACAAACTAAAGAAACTTCCCTTTATAGGTAATATCACCTCGGCTATTTTAACCATAATGCCATTCTTTGCTATTTTGATGTATTATCAAAATTTTGAAACGGTTATATTTGTTCATGCCTCTTTTCTATTTTTAATAATATCGATGCGCGAACTCACCAAGGATTTAGAGAATATAAAAGGTGATTTACTTTTAAACTACAACACCATACCTGTTGTATACGGCGAAAGAGCATCTAAAATTATGCTCACAACATTAGCAGTGCTTACTTTAATTCCTATATATTTATTAACAAACCATTTCGAGATTGGCTATATGCATATTTATTTTTATCTATCGGCTGTATTACTTTTTGGATTTTTACTGATGCTTTGGAAATCTAAAACAAAAATGCATTATTTAATTCTGCATAATATCTTAAAATTTATAGTTTTGGCTGGTGTATTTAGCATTGTACTTCTTGATGTTGGTTTGATTTTGAATAGAATGTAA
- a CDS encoding pseudouridine synthase, whose amino-acid sequence MSKQQGGKRKGKTQAEGSKKNFKKSFVKGNSSFKHTEPKPKKPSNPNEIRLNKYVANSGMCSRREADVHIATGLVSVNGKIVTEMGFKVKPGDEVRYDGARINPEKKAYVLLNKPKGFATTTSEGKGRTVMDLVANATSSRIKPIGRLGRNSKGLLLFTNDDLIVDKFTNSKNGVPRLFHIELDKNLKLEDLKKIREGFRVEGKLITVEEISYIDGASKKEIGLKIKNTGNTIIRTIFDYLKYEIESLDCVAIGHLTKKDIPRGSWKHLTEQELNTLKML is encoded by the coding sequence ATGAGTAAGCAACAAGGCGGAAAAAGAAAAGGAAAAACTCAAGCAGAAGGTTCCAAAAAAAACTTTAAGAAAAGTTTTGTAAAAGGTAATTCATCTTTTAAACACACAGAACCTAAACCAAAAAAACCTTCGAATCCAAACGAGATTCGTTTAAATAAATATGTAGCTAATTCTGGGATGTGTTCTCGTCGTGAAGCCGATGTACACATCGCCACTGGACTAGTCTCTGTAAACGGTAAAATAGTTACAGAAATGGGTTTTAAAGTCAAACCTGGAGACGAAGTGCGTTACGATGGTGCCCGAATAAACCCAGAAAAAAAAGCCTACGTACTGCTTAATAAACCAAAAGGTTTTGCCACCACTACAAGCGAAGGTAAAGGCAGAACGGTGATGGATTTGGTAGCCAATGCCACCAGTTCACGCATTAAACCTATTGGACGCCTTGGTAGAAACTCTAAAGGCTTACTGTTATTTACGAACGATGATTTAATTGTAGATAAATTTACAAATTCTAAAAATGGAGTACCGCGTTTATTTCATATAGAATTAGATAAAAACTTGAAGCTGGAAGATCTAAAAAAAATTAGAGAAGGTTTTAGAGTGGAAGGCAAACTTATTACGGTCGAAGAGATTAGCTATATTGATGGAGCCTCTAAAAAAGAAATCGGTTTAAAAATTAAAAATACTGGAAATACCATTATCCGAACCATTTTTGATTATTTAAAATATGAAATAGAAAGCTTAGACTGTGTTGCTATTGGCCATTTAACGAAAAAAGACATCCCGCGTGGCAGTTGGAAACATTTAACTGAGCAAGAGCTAAACACTTTAAAAATGCTTTAG
- a CDS encoding ABC transporter permease, giving the protein MMKNFKNLLKEEFKRIFSNSVLIAIFFGAPLGYGILFGFVYQQAKVTNLPIVIVDKDGSPTSDIMIDAFDDNEGLLVVNVRPDSGNLLEEMPTEQYAAVITIPSDFEKGILQKQRPEIRVDLNMANILNANTASNNINSVLMTLNAGMEIEGLKKQGMHPAQAMISYESFKINFNKLYNSSGNYVAFMLPGILAAIMQQVIFLAMALVFSRDFEDGYFVKLMQESKSSLYHIALKAVPFLLMLPFIWFFVSMLFVYFKITADIFNLPMLVLAILLTFASMFIGMLFSVAIPNQLKATELLMVISTPAFILSGFTWPTSAIPDFITNVAQYIPVTQFLNGFRKIAFYGGDISSIVPEITMLLSIIVVAFVSMVVLLQIKINRLAKNVQNNTLAETL; this is encoded by the coding sequence ATGATGAAGAATTTTAAAAATTTACTAAAGGAAGAATTTAAACGGATTTTTTCTAATAGTGTTTTAATAGCCATCTTTTTTGGTGCGCCATTAGGCTATGGTATTTTATTTGGTTTTGTATATCAACAAGCAAAAGTTACCAATTTACCCATTGTTATTGTTGATAAAGACGGGAGTCCTACATCAGATATAATGATTGATGCTTTTGATGATAATGAAGGTTTGCTCGTGGTTAATGTAAGACCAGATTCAGGAAATCTTCTCGAAGAAATGCCAACCGAGCAATACGCCGCAGTAATTACCATACCTAGTGATTTTGAAAAAGGGATTTTACAAAAACAACGACCAGAAATTCGGGTAGATTTAAATATGGCCAATATTTTAAATGCCAATACCGCAAGTAACAATATTAATTCGGTTTTAATGACGCTAAATGCCGGCATGGAGATAGAAGGCTTAAAAAAACAAGGTATGCATCCGGCTCAAGCCATGATTTCTTATGAGAGCTTTAAAATCAATTTTAATAAACTGTATAACTCATCTGGAAACTATGTGGCTTTTATGTTGCCTGGAATTTTAGCTGCTATTATGCAGCAAGTTATTTTCTTGGCTATGGCCTTGGTATTCTCAAGAGATTTTGAAGATGGGTATTTTGTTAAGCTCATGCAAGAAAGTAAATCGTCACTTTATCATATTGCATTAAAAGCGGTGCCGTTTTTATTAATGCTGCCTTTTATCTGGTTTTTTGTAAGTATGCTTTTTGTGTATTTTAAAATTACAGCAGATATTTTTAATTTACCTATGTTGGTTTTAGCTATTTTATTAACATTTGCTTCTATGTTTATTGGTATGCTGTTTTCTGTAGCTATTCCTAATCAATTAAAGGCGACCGAATTATTAATGGTAATCTCTACCCCAGCTTTTATTTTAAGTGGGTTTACCTGGCCAACATCGGCCATTCCTGATTTTATTACCAATGTGGCGCAATACATACCGGTAACCCAATTTTTAAATGGATTTAGAAAGATTGCGTTTTATGGTGGTGATATATCCTCTATTGTGCCAGAAATAACCATGTTATTGTCAATTATTGTCGTGGCTTTTGTGAGTATGGTGGTGTTGCTTCAGATTAAAATAAATAGATTGGCTAAAAACGTTCAAAATAATACGCTGGCCGAAACACTTTAG